The genomic stretch GCTTCTTCCCCCGCAGCTTTACAGAATATTAGAGTATCattagcaaaaaataaatgagtAATAGCTGGTCCTTGTTTGCTTATTTTTAATCCACTTAGCTTGCCCTGTCGTGCTGCTTTCCTTAACAGATTTGAGAGACCTTCAGAGCAAAGTAGGAACAGGTAAGGTGACAGTGGGTCACCTTGCCTTATACCTCTTGAAGGGATCACATACTCCTTAGTCTCTCCATTGACATTGAAGGAGTAAGAGACTGAACTAATACATTCCATTATCCATGCTACCTAGACTTGATTGAACCCCATCCTTTCCATAACAGCTTTCAGATAACTCCACTCAACTCTATCATAGGCTTTAGACATGTCCAATTTAATAGCAGTGTAGCCATCCTTGCCTtgtctcttgtttttaaggaaATGAAGGCATTCATGGGAAATGATTATGTTATCTAAGATCTGTCTGTTTGGGATGAAGGCTGACTGTTTTTTGCTGATACAATGTTCCAGGACAGGTTTCAACCTATTGGCTAGGATCTTAGAGATAACTTTGTATAGTACATTACAGAGGCTAATAGGCCTGTAATGCTTCAGATCAGTGGGCAATTCTACCTTAGGAATAAGAGATATAATAGTGTGGTTCAGGGATCTGAGAATGTGATCTGAGTGAAAGAAGGATCTGATTGCTTTCACAACCTCCTCCTTAATGATAGaccaaaatttttggaaaaagagaGGTGTCATCCCATCAGGCCCTGGTGCCTTATTGGGATTCATGGAGAAAACAGCTACCTTTATCTCATTTTCCTCTACAGGTCTAGTAAGATTATCATTAATCCGGCTAGTAATAGTGCATGGAATGCCATCCAGAATCTCCTCTAGGTCATCAGTCCTAGTCGACTTAAAAAGCTGCTTATAATAACTAGCAATCTCTTCTGCAACCTTCTTTTCATCCGTAGTCCAAGACCCATCCTCTTTCTGCAAATTCCCTATCTTATTCCTTTTCCTTCTCCCCTTCACCACTGCATGGAAGTATTTAGTGTTCTTATCTCCTTCTTGAAGCCAGTTGATCCTAGCTTTCTGACTCCAGTGTAGTTCCTCTTCCCTATAGGCTCCCACTAGCTGATTTTTCACAACAGCTACTCTCCCCTTCCTACCTTCAGCCTCTGAACTTTTCTCCTTAATAAGTTGCTGCTTCAAAGTAGAAATCCTCTTTCTAGTgttatcaataaaaccatttctCCACTTCAACAAAGCAACTCTACACCTCTTAATCTTATTCATAACTCTAAACATTCTGAACCCTCTAACATCCCCTTCCCAGGCCTTCTTAATCACCTCTCCTATACCTTCTCTCTGGACccatcttttgtcaaaaaataacttctttttttcctcctaACCCCTGGGATAGTGTCCAGAATCAGCATGCTATGGTCAGAAGCTAAGCTTTCTAAGTGAGTGCACTTGGAGTGCTCAAACAAATTGCTCCACCCTCCACTACTTAAACCCCTATCCAGCCTTTGTCTAATCTCTCCATTTTGCCACTGATTACTCCATGTCCAGGGGTTACCTTCAAACCCAATATCAACTAGCTGGTTCTCCTGAATGAAGTTTCTGAAGTCATAAAAACTCCACTCCTCCCTAATTCTACCTCCTCACTTCtcctcgtttgagcataagtcaTTAAAGTCCCCCATAATAAGCCAGTGTTCCCCCCACAAAACTTTCCTCCTACTGATGACTTCCCACTGTCCTTTTCTCTGCTGGTTATCACAACTGCCGTAGATCCCTATCAGCCACCAATCCTTCTTCACTTCTTTATCCTCTATCAGCACCTCAATAGTAAAGGCAGAATGTTTAATCTCCTTAACCTTAGTTTCCTCGTTCCACATCAGACTCATGCCTCCAGACCTATTCATTGCTTCTATCACATAACAGTTATCATAGTTCAGGATCCTTTTCACCTTCTCCATATACTTAGCTTTGTTCTTAGTCTCACTCAAGAAGATCATGTTCAGGGAGAGGAGGCTTTTAACCTCCTTCAGgtggggaattgtcaaggggctccctgcACCTTGGCAATTCCACACCATAGCTCTCATTGGTCCTTTGGGGACCAGTGCGGGCTGatcccttcccctccaaacatCTCCTTGCTTATCCCTCCAGTCTGATCTCCCCTATACTTTTTATCTATGTGATCCTGGCTCTCTACGTCTGCCATTTCTTCATCTCACAGTTGAAACTTCCTTTTTGTCCCATTAAGCTCCCTTAGAGGGGTTCTAAGCTCCCTTGGGCCAGAGTGCATTCTTCTGAACCTCTTCCCCTCTATCTTACAGCTTCCTTGGTTTTCTTTATTGGTGTTTTTCATCTGTTTCCATATTCACTAACTCCCCACCTAACCTGGATATTTCTTGTTCTCCTTCTTTACCTTCTCCTATCCTTCCATACTCCTCCTTCTCAGTGTTTACCATATCAGTAGCTTCATCATTCCTATCCTCCAATATTCTTACTTCTTCCTGTCCTGTACTAACCTTTATACCATCCTTCCTTCCTATCACCTTCTCCATGACCTGCTCAGAACTCCAATTTGGTATTATCCTACCAACCTTCTATTTATCTGCAGGAGGGAGGCCACCCTTCTCCCCCTCATGACTCTGGATCTCTCTCCCCCTAACTTCCTTTGTCCTACTCAAATCCATATTCTCATTCAGGCCTACCCCTTTCTCCTGTTTCTCCAGATCCTCTAATCTAAtcatttccccatttcttacctTCCACACCTGTTTATGTGGCATCCAAATCTTTTGACTATTATCCTTCTGAGGGGATCATCTTCCACCAAACACCCTCATCCAAGGACCATACTGATTCTGATATTGCCCCTTCTTCACTATCACAGGGAACTTACAATTCTTTTCACTGTGCCCAATGACTCCACAGCTATAGCAGAAGTCAGGACATCTTTCATATTTAAATGACAGCCATTTATTCACCCCATTCATCTGGATCGTTGTTCCTCTCAACAAAGGCTGTGTAATATCTATCAGAACAAGAAGTTTCATATGTTTCCCTTCCTTGCCCCCTGATTGAGGAATTAACACCTCCTTAACCTCGTGAAAGACAGTTCCCACTTTCTTTCCTACTGCCTTAGACAGACAGTGTATGGGTAGGTTCCACACTTGCACCCAAATAGGAGCTACACTAAAAGCATCTTCATCCTCTTCTATCCCCACCACCCAATTCCTAAGCACTAAAATCTGGTTGTCTATAATCCAGGGACCTCCTTCAAGGATTCGTTCACTTTCCTTAGCATCCGGGATAGTAAATTGAAACACATTAGGTCCTAACTCAGCTACTCTAAGGCCTTTAGGATAGCTCCAAGCCACAGTAGCAAAATTTTTAACTCCTGTGAAATTAGCAATCTTCTCCCCCCTTATCTTACCTATAATACTAC from Coffea eugenioides isolate CCC68of chromosome 8, Ceug_1.0, whole genome shotgun sequence encodes the following:
- the LOC113780925 gene encoding uncharacterized protein LOC113780925; translated protein: MEEELVEVLQKFALSEKEVGSTPLDLGDLDEGILECQGSIIGKIRGEKIANFTGVKNFATVAWSYPKGLRVAELGPNVFQFTIPDAKESERILEGGPWIIDNQILVLRNWVVGIEEDEDAFSVAPIWVQVWNLPIHCLSKAVGKKVGTVFHEVKEVLIPQSGGKEGKHMKLLVLIDITQPLLRGTTIQMNGVNKWLSFKYERCPDFCYSCGVIGHSEKNCKFPVIVKKGQYQNQYGPWMRVFGGR